A window from Triticum aestivum cultivar Chinese Spring chromosome 6D, IWGSC CS RefSeq v2.1, whole genome shotgun sequence encodes these proteins:
- the LOC123143419 gene encoding GPI-anchored hemophore cfmA, which yields MDQGVAAGGGSGTAAGPGASTAADGDPGTGEGSQGTAAGGNSAAVESSSVSSAAGAGHGAAACSAAWLSVDAGLGHGAAAGSTSGSASSACLEGMDPNSSYVLKIRLLGNPKKKN from the exons ATGGACCAAGGGGTGGCTGCGGGTGGCGGCTCAGGCACGGCTGCGGGGCCCGGAGCAAGCACAGCGGCGGACGGCGACCCAGGCACAGGGGAGGGCAGCCAAGGCACAGCGGCGGGAGGTAACAGCGCGGCTGTGGAGAGCTCGTCGGTGAGCTCAGCTGCGGGCGCAGGCCATGGCGCGGCTGCGTGCTCGGCTGCATGGTTGAGCGTGGATGCGGGCTTGGGCCACGGTGCGGCTGCAGGCTCGACTTCAGGTTCAGCGTCGTCGGCGTGTCTAGAAGG GATGGATCCAAATTCAAGTTATGTGCTGAAAATTAGATTGCTTGGCAACCCCAAAAAAAAGAACTAG
- the LOC123143418 gene encoding GDSL esterase/lipase At5g55050, with product MAVLRRASVALRLLFVAAAIRLPLVAVVSSTVVSRAMVPAIFVFGDSTADVGNNNYLPGTSARADFPHNGVDFPGGEPTGRFSNGLIGADFLAVHMGFSGSPPPYLSLVAGSGEALGNSTTKKPVAADASMRGASFSSGGSGVLDSTGDTINMTKQIEYFSDLKDQMLSARLGAFGASAFLSKSIFLISAGSNDAIDFFSQDTSPDSTALQQFREAVVSTYDSHVKTLYNLGARKFAVIDVAPIGCCPYWRSRNPAGECVEPLNRLAKSLNDGIRDLFAGLISEMQGMEYAIGSAYELVSSIVEDPQSAGLTELKSACCGGGGRFNADGGCTPSAGYCGNRGKFLFWDFLHPTQATSRLAGRAFYDGPARFVGPITFRQLAEA from the exons ATGGCCGTGCTGCGACGAGCTTCGGTGGCACTCCGGTTGCTGTTCGTGGCTGCGGCGATCCGGTTGCCGTTGGTGGCTGTGGTGAGCAGCACCGTCGTCTCCAGGGCAATGGTTCCGgcaatctttgtgttcggcgactCCACTGCCGATGTGGGGAACAACAATTACTTGCCGGGGACCAGTGCCAGGGCTGACTTCCCTCACAATGGCGTCGACTTCCCTGGCGGCGAGCCGACGGGCAGGTTCAGTAATGGCCTCATCGGTGCCGACTTCTTGG CTGTCCACATGGGCTTCAGCGGGAGCCCGCCGCCGTACCTCTCTCTCGTCGCCGGCAGTGGCGAGGCATTGGGCAACTCGACGACGAAGAAGCCGGTGGCTGCTGATGCCTCCATGAGAGGAGCCAGCTTTTCCTCTGGAGGCTCCGGTGTTCTCGACTCCACG GGAGACACGATCAACATGACCAAGCAGATCGAGTACTTCTCGGATCTCAAAGACCAGATGCTGTCAGCCAGACTGGGTGCCTTCGGAGCGTCGGCCTTCCTGTCCAAGTCCATCTTCCTCATCAGCGCGGGCTCGAACGACGCCATCGACTTCTTCTCGCAGGATACGTCGCCGGACTCCACCGCGCTCCAGCAGTTCCGGGAAGCCGTGGTCTCCACATACGACAGCCATGTCAAA ACGCTGTACAACCTGGGGGCGAGGAAGTTCGCGGTGATCGACGTGGCGCCAATCGGGTGCTGCCCGTACTGGAGGAGCCGGAACCCGGCCGGGGAGTGTGTCGAGCCGCTGAACCGGCTAGCGAAGAGCCTCAACGATGGGATCCGGGACCTGTTCGCCGGCCTCATCTCCGAGATGCAGGGCATGGAGTACGCCATTGGCAGCGCCTACGAGCTAGTCTCGAGCATCGTCGAGGACCCACAGTCTGCAG GGTTGACAGAGTTGAAGAGCGCGtgctgtggcggcggcggcaggttcAACGCCGACGGAGGGTGCACCCCCAGCGCCGGCTACTGCGGCAACCGCGGCAAGTTCCTCTTCTGGGACTTCCTGCACCCTACGCAGGCCACCTCCAGGCTCGCCGGCCGAGCGTTCTACGACGGGCCGGCGCGGTTCGTCGGCCCGATCACCTTCAGGCAGCTGGCCGAGGCGTAG